In Methanosarcina barkeri MS, a single window of DNA contains:
- a CDS encoding RNA-guided pseudouridylation complex pseudouridine synthase subunit Cbf5, protein MSPAGKLPSEAERTLVRKSGAWTNPSYGSYPEKRPILEYIEKGVVNIDKPKGPTSHEVAAWVKAILGVSTAGHAGSLDPKVTGLLPALLGKATKAVPALRLSGKEYVCLLKLHKEMPQKLVRKVCEEFTGPIYQMPPIKSAVKRVIRIRTIYYLEVLEIEGSFVLFRVGCEAGTYIRKLCHDIGLALGCGGHMQELRRTKAGPFTEETLVTLQDLKDAYVLWKEEGDESEIRRVIMPMETAVSHLPKIILRDSAVDAVCSGAALAVPGITSLDVNLKKGELTALFTLKGELIALAKAEMSTEELLKASTGLAATSVRIMMEAGTYPKGWNKKE, encoded by the coding sequence ATGTCACCTGCTGGCAAATTGCCGTCCGAAGCTGAAAGAACTCTGGTCCGGAAATCCGGCGCCTGGACAAACCCCTCTTACGGTTCTTATCCGGAAAAGCGTCCTATTCTTGAATATATTGAGAAAGGGGTTGTAAATATTGATAAACCAAAGGGGCCGACAAGCCACGAGGTTGCAGCCTGGGTAAAAGCTATTCTGGGCGTGAGTACGGCAGGGCATGCAGGCTCACTTGATCCTAAGGTTACAGGACTTTTGCCCGCTTTGCTTGGAAAGGCTACAAAGGCAGTCCCTGCTCTGCGTCTTTCTGGAAAGGAATATGTCTGCCTCTTGAAGCTTCATAAGGAAATGCCTCAAAAACTGGTCAGGAAAGTTTGTGAGGAATTTACTGGTCCTATCTACCAGATGCCTCCTATCAAATCAGCTGTCAAACGCGTTATCAGGATAAGGACGATCTATTACCTTGAAGTGCTTGAAATTGAAGGGAGTTTTGTGCTCTTTCGCGTGGGATGCGAAGCCGGGACTTACATCAGGAAACTCTGTCATGATATTGGGCTTGCTCTTGGTTGCGGCGGACATATGCAGGAACTCAGGAGGACAAAAGCAGGCCCGTTTACCGAGGAAACACTTGTCACTCTTCAGGATCTCAAAGATGCATATGTACTCTGGAAGGAAGAGGGAGATGAGTCTGAAATCCGGCGTGTAATCATGCCAATGGAAACGGCTGTATCTCACCTTCCCAAAATTATCCTGCGGGACAGTGCAGTAGATGCAGTCTGTTCAGGGGCTGCTCTGGCAGTTCCGGGCATAACAAGCCTGGATGTAAATCTTAAGAAGGGAGAGCTTACAGCGCTTTTTACCCTTAAAGGTGAGCTCATTGCCCTTGCAAAGGCTGAAATGAGTACAGAAGAGCTCCTCAAAGCTTCGACCGGGCTTGCAGCTACCTCGGTCCGGATTATGATGGAGGCGGGAACCTATCCGAAAGGTTGGAATAAAAAAGAGTAA
- the cmk gene encoding (d)CMP kinase, whose translation MRITVSGLPGSGTTTVSKLLAEYYELELISSGEIFRRIAREKGMSLAEFGAMAEKDPSIDLAIDKNQREVVHSHEKLILESRLAGHMAKEVPNVLKLWIKAPLSVRVKRILNREKSVSFDEELEKTVEREKSEALRYMNYYNIDIDDLSIYDIVIDSEKWNQYQILDILKVAIDSLMGPE comes from the coding sequence ATGCGGATAACAGTTAGCGGGCTTCCCGGAAGTGGGACAACAACGGTTTCAAAGCTTCTTGCAGAATACTATGAACTTGAACTGATCTCCTCGGGTGAAATTTTCAGGAGGATAGCCAGGGAGAAGGGAATGAGCCTTGCAGAATTTGGAGCTATGGCCGAAAAAGACCCTTCAATTGACCTGGCTATTGATAAAAATCAGAGGGAAGTTGTTCATAGTCATGAAAAGCTGATCCTCGAAAGCAGGCTTGCAGGCCATATGGCCAAAGAAGTTCCGAATGTACTTAAACTCTGGATAAAGGCTCCGTTATCTGTACGGGTAAAACGAATCCTGAATCGGGAAAAATCAGTCTCTTTTGATGAAGAGCTCGAAAAAACAGTTGAGAGGGAAAAATCTGAGGCCCTCCGCTATATGAACTATTACAATATCGATATTGATGACCTCTCGATTTACGACATCGTTATTGATTCTGAAAAATGGAACCAGTACCAGATTCTTGACATTTTGAAGGTAGCTATCGATTCTCTCATGGGGCCGGAGTAA
- a CDS encoding DUF106 domain-containing protein translates to MVSETLKNQIDRFLLALGFSLMIGIMVLGQGFREAVGEVVGILMNPILALVGQENFFLILLVMASITAIYSSLIQKYTIDWDLMRNTQERMKVFQKEFREAQLSQNTYMLKKLEEQRQAMMEDQMKMSKQQFKPMAYISIISVPLFMWAYYYISGHGNATMVFPFWGKQLLTTHAFWYFQNWLYWYFICSLGVSQFIRKALDIGGV, encoded by the coding sequence TTGGTTTCGGAGACATTAAAAAATCAAATAGACCGGTTCCTGCTGGCTCTCGGTTTTTCCCTTATGATTGGGATTATGGTTCTTGGGCAGGGTTTCAGGGAGGCTGTCGGGGAAGTAGTAGGGATTTTAATGAATCCCATACTTGCTCTGGTCGGGCAGGAGAATTTCTTTCTAATTCTTTTGGTAATGGCGTCTATTACTGCTATTTACTCATCCCTTATCCAAAAATACACAATTGACTGGGACCTCATGAGGAATACCCAGGAACGTATGAAGGTTTTCCAGAAGGAATTCCGGGAGGCACAGCTTTCTCAGAACACTTATATGCTTAAAAAACTGGAAGAACAACGCCAGGCAATGATGGAAGACCAGATGAAGATGTCCAAGCAGCAGTTCAAGCCTATGGCTTACATCAGTATTATTTCCGTTCCTCTCTTCATGTGGGCTTATTATTACATCAGCGGGCACGGGAATGCCACGATGGTTTTTCCTTTCTGGGGTAAACAGTTGTTGACAACCCATGCTTTTTGGTACTTCCAGAACTGGTTATACTGGTACTTTATTTGTTCTCTAGGAGTTAGCCAGTTTATCAGAAAGGCACTGGATATCGGTGGGGTCTGA
- a CDS encoding transposase, with translation MSKNSMLYKGVLFEDSFDNYLGRESTSICQFLYFLCIDDIAKHVERTFYTNKSWHFKYSVSSMIKLFVVKCFRQLSYDKTISSLTDEEAILLSFYDENGQIKLPSGGTLHHFMKYRLGEKGVNEIMMLIGEKILKLSQEKEAKIDSTPLEASRYDKHADYNPHYECKMDKAHITMVGTYPIFMTHTKGLSGDSPELIDHIEALKNMNANLEFYSADGGYDSFLNHSDIWYNLNAKPIISYASNAVINQEGEEERIDHWVNKKWKLGGDIHAPMENKLRFLYEIGRKEQVGMYLRNQNIRDETFDDQYKKRAECEKIHGHIKGTVKFDIRRVRNQSRKLYSLLSFIAYQLLVLTEMQNKVEDKNSFGRYF, from the coding sequence ATGTCAAAAAACAGTATGTTATACAAAGGAGTCCTCTTCGAGGACTCCTTCGATAATTATTTGGGCAGAGAAAGTACTTCAATTTGCCAATTCCTGTACTTTCTTTGCATTGACGATATTGCAAAGCACGTCGAACGTACTTTTTACACCAACAAAAGTTGGCACTTTAAGTACAGTGTTTCTTCTATGATAAAACTGTTTGTTGTGAAGTGTTTCAGGCAACTCTCATATGATAAAACCATTTCTTCCTTAACAGACGAAGAAGCTATCCTGCTTTCTTTTTATGATGAAAATGGCCAGATTAAACTTCCTTCAGGTGGAACCCTTCATCATTTTATGAAGTATAGACTTGGAGAAAAAGGAGTCAATGAGATAATGATGCTTATAGGTGAGAAAATTCTCAAACTTTCTCAGGAAAAGGAAGCAAAAATTGATTCCACTCCACTTGAAGCTTCAAGATACGACAAACATGCTGATTATAATCCTCATTATGAATGCAAAATGGATAAGGCACATATTACAATGGTTGGAACTTACCCAATTTTCATGACTCATACAAAAGGACTTTCTGGTGACTCTCCAGAACTTATCGATCATATTGAGGCTCTAAAGAACATGAACGCTAATCTGGAATTTTATTCTGCTGACGGAGGTTATGATTCATTCCTCAATCATTCTGATATTTGGTATAATCTGAACGCAAAACCGATTATTTCCTACGCTTCAAATGCAGTAATCAATCAAGAAGGTGAAGAGGAACGAATCGATCACTGGGTGAATAAAAAGTGGAAACTCGGTGGAGATATTCATGCACCAATGGAAAACAAACTCAGATTTCTATATGAAATTGGAAGGAAAGAACAGGTAGGAATGTACCTAAGAAACCAAAATATCAGAGATGAGACTTTTGATGATCAGTATAAAAAGAGAGCTGAATGTGAAAAGATACATGGACATATTAAAGGTACAGTAAAGTTCGATATCAGAAGAGTGAGAAATCAGAGTAGAAAACTCTACTCTCTATTGAGTTTCATAGCATATCAACTACTGGTGTTGACAGAAATGCAAAATAAAGTTGAGGATAAGAATTCGTTTGGGAGATACTTTTAA
- a CDS encoding sugar-specific transcriptional regulator TrmB translates to MTENSIDELVNWVISVDRRLILMDSMKRHPFVRASDIAHETSRSTQNISHALKELESKGLIQCLTPEKTTWRKYILTEEGKTILEKLDGKYL, encoded by the coding sequence ATGACTGAAAACTCGATCGATGAACTGGTTAACTGGGTTATCAGCGTTGATCGCCGTTTGATTCTGATGGACTCTATGAAAAGGCATCCTTTTGTAAGGGCTTCGGATATTGCTCATGAGACAAGCCGATCCACACAGAATATCAGCCATGCTTTAAAGGAACTTGAGAGTAAGGGCTTAATTCAGTGTTTAACTCCTGAAAAAACCACATGGAGAAAGTATATCCTGACAGAAGAGGGAAAAACAATTTTAGAAAAACTGGATGGGAAATACCTTTGA
- a CDS encoding adenylate kinase — protein MNIILFGPPGAGKGTQAKKMVDDYGIPQISTGDILRANVREGTELGLAAKEYMDKGELVPDAVLIGIIKNRLKEQDCEKGFILDGYPRTIPQADALSAILDELNKPIDVVLNLEVPDEELVERISGRLMCNCGASYHRTFNPPKKDGVCDICGGKVFQRADDKEEAVKNRLNVYKNQTQPLIDYYTKQGILVTLDGTKDIDEVFEGIKAVLTKFA, from the coding sequence ATGAATATAATACTCTTCGGGCCTCCAGGTGCCGGAAAAGGCACCCAGGCCAAAAAAATGGTTGACGACTATGGAATCCCGCAGATCTCCACAGGTGATATCCTGCGGGCAAATGTCAGGGAAGGAACCGAACTTGGGCTCGCAGCCAAGGAATATATGGACAAAGGAGAGCTTGTTCCTGATGCGGTGCTTATAGGGATTATTAAGAACCGTCTGAAGGAACAGGACTGTGAAAAAGGTTTTATCCTTGACGGGTATCCACGGACAATACCTCAGGCTGATGCTCTTTCAGCCATCCTTGATGAGCTTAATAAGCCCATAGATGTTGTTCTCAACTTAGAAGTGCCGGATGAAGAACTGGTAGAAAGAATAAGCGGTCGCCTTATGTGCAACTGCGGTGCGAGCTATCACAGGACTTTTAACCCGCCGAAAAAAGATGGCGTCTGTGACATTTGTGGTGGTAAGGTCTTCCAGCGGGCTGACGACAAAGAAGAGGCCGTCAAGAACCGTCTCAATGTCTATAAAAACCAGACCCAACCCCTTATTGACTATTACACAAAGCAGGGAATTCTGGTAACTCTAGACGGCACGAAAGATATCGATGAGGTCTTTGAAGGAATAAAGGCAGTTCTTACAAAGTTTGCCTAA
- the secY gene encoding preprotein translocase subunit SecY, translating to MTLRDTLEPFFNKLPAVASPEKHVHFKDKLWWTLGVLLLYFALANVPLFGMSQDSVDLFESYRAFFAGASGSLILLGIGPIVTASIVLQLLVGADIIKLDLSDPKDQAFFQGSQKFLVLVMIILEALPQLLGGYIQPDPGLASSLGVGLGVITFLLLVQIFIGGALILFMDEVVSKWGIGSGVGLFIVAGISQQIVTGIFNWQLDSSGLPVGLIPKWIYIVQNVGADYLLSGEGMLYMLVSGGILALLSTIVIFLLVVYVESTRIEIPLAHSAVRGARGRFPVKLIYASVLPMILVRALQANVQMIGIILASRGITFLGEFQGSTPLNGIMYYLAPIHSPYDWIPSLVKQSFSGYGAATPANWQIVLHVFTDATMLVVGGIIFALFWIETTGMGAKPTAQKIFNSGMQIPGFRRNISSIEKVTQRYIPKVTVIGGAFIGILTLIASLLGTLGSTSGTGLLLAVSIVYRLYEDIASEQMMEMHPMIRSFFGEQ from the coding sequence ATGACTCTCAGGGATACGTTAGAACCGTTTTTTAACAAGTTACCTGCAGTAGCAAGTCCGGAAAAACATGTCCATTTTAAGGATAAGCTCTGGTGGACTCTGGGAGTCCTTTTGCTGTACTTTGCTCTGGCAAATGTACCGCTTTTTGGGATGTCCCAGGACTCGGTTGACCTTTTTGAATCTTACCGCGCATTCTTTGCAGGCGCGTCTGGATCTTTAATTCTCCTAGGTATCGGGCCTATTGTCACGGCTTCGATTGTCCTGCAACTTCTTGTTGGAGCAGATATCATCAAATTGGACCTGTCGGACCCCAAAGACCAGGCATTCTTTCAGGGATCTCAGAAGTTCCTTGTGCTTGTCATGATCATACTGGAAGCTCTGCCGCAGCTACTTGGTGGATATATCCAGCCGGATCCAGGGCTTGCTTCTTCTCTAGGTGTAGGCCTGGGAGTAATCACCTTCCTGCTTCTTGTCCAGATCTTTATTGGAGGCGCACTGATTCTTTTCATGGATGAAGTAGTTTCCAAGTGGGGCATCGGGTCAGGAGTCGGGCTTTTCATTGTTGCGGGAATCTCCCAGCAGATTGTTACAGGGATCTTTAACTGGCAGCTTGATTCTTCCGGGCTCCCGGTCGGGTTGATTCCGAAATGGATTTATATCGTCCAGAACGTCGGAGCAGATTACCTTCTCTCAGGTGAGGGCATGTTGTACATGCTGGTCAGTGGAGGTATTCTTGCACTGCTAAGCACGATTGTTATTTTCTTGCTTGTGGTTTACGTGGAAAGTACAAGAATCGAAATTCCTCTCGCCCACAGTGCGGTTAGAGGAGCAAGGGGCCGTTTTCCGGTCAAGTTAATATACGCATCAGTCTTGCCGATGATCCTTGTCAGAGCTCTTCAGGCGAATGTCCAGATGATTGGAATTATCCTTGCCAGCCGTGGAATCACTTTCCTTGGAGAGTTCCAGGGGTCTACGCCGCTAAATGGGATTATGTATTACCTTGCTCCGATACACAGTCCTTATGATTGGATTCCATCTCTTGTAAAACAGTCCTTTTCAGGTTATGGGGCCGCTACACCTGCAAACTGGCAGATTGTACTTCATGTCTTTACAGATGCTACTATGCTTGTCGTAGGTGGAATTATCTTTGCACTTTTCTGGATAGAAACAACGGGTATGGGAGCTAAACCAACAGCCCAGAAGATTTTCAATTCCGGCATGCAGATTCCGGGTTTCAGGCGGAATATTAGCAGTATTGAAAAAGTTACCCAGCGCTATATCCCAAAAGTTACCGTAATAGGTGGAGCTTTCATAGGAATTCTTACGTTGATTGCAAGCTTGCTCGGTACGCTTGGAAGCACTAGTGGTACAGGGCTTTTGCTGGCTGTCAGTATTGTGTATCGTCTCTATGAGGACATAGCTTCCGAGCAGATGATGGAAATGCACCCGATGATTCGCTCCTTCTTTGGAGAACAGTAA
- a CDS encoding uL15m family ribosomal protein, translating into MDTKKFRGSRTCGGGTHKNRRGAGNRGGRGKAGACKHHFVRAMFRGYSYGKHGFTLPAEISRDVSIVNVGELDELAPYLVEEGLAEIKDGVYHINLENLGIEKVLGSGRVMKNLVVTSEGFSASAREKIEAAGGSCIDAE; encoded by the coding sequence ATGGATACAAAGAAGTTCAGAGGGTCCAGGACCTGCGGAGGCGGGACTCATAAAAACAGGCGTGGAGCCGGAAACCGCGGAGGTCGTGGAAAAGCCGGTGCCTGTAAGCACCACTTTGTAAGAGCTATGTTCAGGGGATACAGCTACGGAAAGCATGGTTTCACGCTCCCTGCTGAAATTTCCAGGGATGTTTCCATAGTAAATGTGGGAGAACTTGACGAACTTGCTCCTTACCTTGTTGAAGAAGGGCTTGCAGAAATCAAGGATGGTGTTTACCATATTAACCTTGAAAACCTCGGAATCGAAAAAGTACTCGGAAGCGGACGTGTTATGAAGAACCTTGTTGTTACTTCGGAAGGATTCTCCGCATCTGCCCGTGAGAAAATTGAAGCCGCTGGTGGAAGTTGCATCGATGCTGAATAA
- a CDS encoding 50S ribosomal protein L30, with product MYAIVRLRGQVNVRYTIEDTMKMLRLHKVNHCVLVPEDPHFKGMVQKVKDYVAFGKIDANTLAEILENRGRLEGDTRLTEEYIRENTAYDSIQAFAEAVVEGEATLKDVPKLKPVFRLHPPRKGHAGIKRTVQQGGELGDHGDGINALLHKMR from the coding sequence ATGTATGCCATTGTTAGGTTGAGAGGTCAGGTTAATGTCCGGTACACGATTGAAGATACGATGAAGATGCTTCGCCTGCACAAGGTTAACCATTGTGTGCTTGTGCCCGAGGATCCTCATTTCAAAGGTATGGTTCAGAAGGTGAAGGATTACGTTGCCTTTGGGAAAATTGATGCAAATACCCTTGCAGAGATCCTCGAAAACCGTGGAAGACTCGAAGGCGATACTCGCCTGACTGAGGAATACATCCGGGAAAACACAGCCTATGATTCAATTCAGGCTTTTGCTGAAGCTGTTGTTGAAGGAGAAGCTACCCTAAAGGACGTTCCCAAACTGAAGCCTGTTTTCAGGCTTCACCCTCCAAGAAAAGGACACGCAGGGATTAAAAGAACCGTACAGCAGGGCGGCGAGCTCGGAGACCACGGCGATGGGATCAATGCACTCCTGCACAAAATGAGATAA
- a CDS encoding 30S ribosomal protein S5, with translation MAFDEEWVPKTRLGKLVMEGQVASMEEAIKSGLPIREPQIIDMLLPDLEDEVLDINMVQRMTDSGRRVKFRATVIVGNRNGYVGLGQAKDVQVGPAIRKAIDAAKLDITYIRRGCGSWECACGLPHTVPYEVTGKAGSVSVTLIPAPRGLGIAAGNTATKVLEKAGIKDVWTKTFGTTRSTLNFAKATFDALNQVNVMRLPVYCKEEA, from the coding sequence ATGGCATTCGATGAAGAATGGGTTCCAAAAACCAGGCTTGGAAAATTAGTCATGGAAGGACAGGTTGCTTCCATGGAAGAAGCAATCAAATCAGGCTTGCCTATCAGGGAACCTCAGATAATTGATATGCTGCTTCCTGACCTGGAAGACGAGGTACTCGATATTAACATGGTTCAGAGGATGACTGACTCTGGACGCCGTGTGAAATTCAGAGCAACCGTAATCGTAGGGAACAGAAATGGCTATGTAGGGCTCGGGCAGGCAAAGGATGTGCAGGTAGGGCCTGCTATCCGTAAGGCAATTGATGCTGCAAAGCTCGATATTACCTATATCCGCAGAGGCTGTGGATCCTGGGAATGTGCCTGTGGTCTGCCTCACACCGTTCCTTATGAAGTAACTGGAAAGGCAGGCAGTGTAAGCGTAACTCTTATTCCGGCACCAAGAGGCCTTGGAATTGCTGCAGGGAATACTGCAACCAAAGTGCTGGAAAAAGCCGGAATTAAAGACGTATGGACCAAGACCTTTGGAACTACCCGGTCTACCCTCAACTTCGCAAAGGCAACCTTTGATGCCCTTAACCAGGTCAATGTTATGAGGCTGCCAGTCTACTGTAAGGAGGAAGCCTGA
- a CDS encoding 50S ribosomal protein L18 translates to MATGPRYKVPFRRRREGRTNYHLRLKLLISKQDRVVVRKSARNVQIQLIAPTPEGDITYSSAVSSELAKYGYTGVTGNTTAAYLTGLLFGLKSLKKGYEGGILDLGLQASSAGSRVYAALKGIVDSGFEVPCSPEVFPSDERIRGEHIAEYREESSDLPEQFEATKEKIFAEFS, encoded by the coding sequence ATGGCAACAGGACCGAGATATAAGGTTCCTTTTAGACGACGAAGAGAAGGACGCACTAATTACCACCTGAGACTCAAGTTACTGATCTCAAAGCAGGATCGTGTGGTTGTCAGGAAGAGTGCAAGAAATGTTCAAATCCAGTTAATAGCTCCGACCCCAGAGGGGGATATTACTTATTCCTCAGCCGTTTCGAGTGAGCTTGCTAAGTACGGTTACACAGGGGTTACCGGAAACACAACGGCTGCATACCTTACAGGGCTCCTGTTCGGGCTTAAAAGCTTGAAGAAGGGGTATGAAGGAGGAATTCTGGATCTAGGACTTCAGGCTTCCTCTGCAGGTTCCAGGGTTTATGCTGCGCTTAAAGGCATAGTTGACTCGGGTTTCGAAGTCCCCTGCAGCCCTGAAGTTTTCCCTTCGGATGAGAGAATCCGGGGAGAACACATTGCTGAATACAGAGAAGAGAGCTCAGACCTGCCAGAGCAGTTTGAAGCAACCAAAGAGAAAATCTTTGCTGAGTTTAGTTAA
- a CDS encoding 50S ribosomal protein L19e, whose product MSDLANQRRLASKILECGLDRVWLNPEASEEIASAITREDIRGLIEKGTIKAKPVKGVSRGRARALAAKRKYGHCKGQGSRKGKKGARTPKKEQWIKKIRALRRRLKELRADGTLDKSVYCRLYRKAKGGEYRSVAHLNSHLGSEKLLKK is encoded by the coding sequence ATGTCAGATCTGGCCAATCAAAGAAGGTTAGCCTCCAAAATTCTCGAATGCGGACTTGACAGGGTATGGCTTAATCCGGAAGCCTCTGAAGAGATCGCGTCGGCAATTACCAGGGAAGATATTCGTGGGCTCATTGAGAAAGGCACTATTAAAGCTAAGCCGGTCAAAGGAGTCAGCAGAGGCCGAGCCAGAGCTCTTGCTGCCAAACGCAAGTATGGGCACTGTAAAGGTCAAGGTTCAAGAAAAGGTAAAAAAGGAGCCCGTACTCCGAAGAAGGAGCAGTGGATCAAAAAGATCCGGGCGCTTAGAAGAAGGCTCAAGGAACTGCGTGCAGATGGGACACTTGATAAATCCGTGTACTGCAGACTTTACAGAAAAGCAAAAGGCGGCGAATACAGAAGTGTTGCTCACCTTAATTCCCACCTTGGGTCTGAAAAACTGTTAAAGAAATAA
- a CDS encoding 50S ribosomal protein L32e, which yields MAEEFKSEDTLVSTLDMDSESRRLFNVRKVQKGKKPQFKRAACHKFKRLDSNWRHPRGTQGKQRRKYVSKGAHAQVGYGSPAAVKGLHPSGYSDVLISSVAELELVDPSYEAVRIASTVGSRKKAVIITKAGELGIKVLNPGRSE from the coding sequence ATGGCAGAAGAATTCAAATCAGAAGATACTTTAGTTTCCACCCTTGATATGGACTCTGAATCCAGGCGATTATTCAATGTGAGAAAGGTCCAGAAGGGAAAGAAGCCCCAGTTCAAGAGAGCGGCATGTCATAAATTTAAGAGGCTTGACAGCAACTGGAGGCATCCGAGAGGTACTCAGGGTAAACAGCGTAGAAAATATGTCTCAAAAGGTGCTCATGCCCAGGTAGGATACGGAAGTCCTGCTGCAGTAAAAGGCCTGCACCCGTCCGGTTATTCTGATGTGCTTATTTCCAGCGTTGCTGAGCTTGAGCTCGTTGATCCTTCTTATGAGGCTGTTAGGATAGCATCGACAGTAGGTTCAAGAAAGAAAGCTGTTATTATCACAAAAGCTGGAGAACTTGGTATTAAAGTACTGAACCCTGGAAGGAGTGAATAA
- a CDS encoding 50S ribosomal protein L6, whose amino-acid sequence MVKEIARKIEIPEGISVSFSQDVFTATGPLGTVERKLWYPGIKIYVRDDEVEVDAESSRKEQKAMVGTFTSHIKNLMKGVNEGFECKMTILYAHFPMQVKVDGKTLVIGNFLGEKKPRIAKILGETKVKVSGNEVTVSGINKEDVGQTAANIEQKTKIKRFDPRIFQDGIYIVQKP is encoded by the coding sequence ATGGTTAAGGAAATTGCAAGAAAAATAGAGATTCCTGAAGGAATTTCCGTTTCTTTCTCTCAGGATGTGTTTACAGCCACAGGTCCTCTGGGAACTGTAGAAAGAAAACTGTGGTATCCTGGAATCAAGATCTACGTCAGGGACGACGAAGTAGAGGTTGACGCGGAATCGTCCAGGAAAGAACAGAAAGCCATGGTAGGCACTTTTACTTCCCATATCAAAAACCTTATGAAAGGCGTAAATGAGGGTTTTGAGTGCAAGATGACTATCCTGTACGCTCACTTTCCAATGCAGGTAAAAGTTGATGGTAAGACCCTCGTAATCGGAAATTTCCTTGGAGAAAAGAAGCCAAGAATTGCAAAAATCCTTGGCGAGACAAAGGTTAAGGTTTCTGGAAATGAGGTTACTGTTTCCGGAATCAACAAGGAAGATGTCGGGCAGACTGCCGCAAATATTGAACAGAAGACTAAGATCAAGAGATTCGACCCGAGGATTTTCCAGGACGGAATCTACATTGTGCAGAAGCCCTGA
- a CDS encoding 30S ribosomal protein S8 yields MVLLDPLANALSTIKNAEAIGKSSCIIRPASKNIGNVLKVMQDLGYIGEFEFIDDGKAGIYSVTLVGRVNKCGAIKPRYSVGTGSFERWEKQFLPAKNFGALIITTSSGVMSQYEAREKKIGGQLLAYVY; encoded by the coding sequence ATGGTATTACTTGATCCTCTTGCAAACGCCCTTTCCACAATTAAAAATGCCGAAGCTATTGGGAAAAGTTCCTGTATTATCAGGCCTGCCTCAAAAAACATTGGCAACGTGTTGAAGGTTATGCAAGATCTCGGCTACATTGGAGAATTCGAGTTTATCGATGACGGAAAAGCCGGAATCTACAGTGTCACCCTCGTGGGAAGAGTCAACAAATGCGGTGCAATTAAGCCGCGGTATTCCGTAGGAACTGGCAGCTTTGAACGCTGGGAAAAGCAGTTCCTGCCGGCAAAGAACTTTGGCGCCCTTATAATAACTACTTCAAGCGGAGTTATGTCCCAGTACGAAGCCCGTGAGAAGAAGATTGGTGGGCAACTTCTTGCTTATGTATACTGA
- a CDS encoding 30S ribosomal protein S14, with protein sequence MTETINKSGRGVNVCKRCGRKQGLIRKYDIYLCRHCFREIAHDMGFEKYS encoded by the coding sequence ATGACAGAGACTATAAATAAGTCCGGAAGAGGAGTAAACGTGTGCAAGCGGTGCGGAAGAAAGCAGGGACTTATCCGCAAATATGACATTTACCTCTGCAGGCACTGTTTCAGGGAAATTGCCCACGATATGGGTTTTGAGAAGTATTCATAA
- a CDS encoding 50S ribosomal protein L5 encodes MRTPVVEKVIVHMGVGESGQHLVDAEEILRAITGQEVVRCFAKRTLPAFSIKKNEPIGCKVTLRGQRAQQFLETALGIVDKTLGRSQFDSLGNVSFGIEEHTDFPGMKYDPNIGVFGMDVTVVIKRPGERICKRRIATRKIPTNHKVTVEDAIAFLNDSYGVEVM; translated from the coding sequence ATGCGCACTCCCGTTGTTGAGAAGGTAATTGTCCACATGGGTGTTGGAGAAAGTGGCCAGCATCTCGTAGACGCCGAAGAAATCCTCAGAGCTATCACAGGGCAGGAAGTTGTCAGGTGCTTTGCCAAGAGGACTCTTCCGGCTTTCTCGATCAAGAAGAACGAACCAATAGGCTGCAAGGTGACCCTGAGAGGCCAGAGAGCCCAGCAGTTTCTCGAGACAGCTCTTGGTATCGTCGATAAGACTCTTGGCAGGTCTCAGTTTGACTCCCTTGGAAACGTCTCTTTCGGAATTGAAGAACACACTGATTTTCCGGGCATGAAATACGACCCGAATATCGGGGTTTTCGGAATGGACGTAACAGTTGTTATTAAGCGCCCTGGAGAAAGAATCTGCAAGAGAAGGATTGCAACAAGGAAGATCCCGACCAACCACAAGGTCACAGTTGAGGATGCTATTGCTTTCCTTAACGATAGTTATGGCGTGGAGGTCATGTAA